In the genome of Monodelphis domestica isolate mMonDom1 chromosome 2, mMonDom1.pri, whole genome shotgun sequence, one region contains:
- the LOC130457179 gene encoding olfactory receptor 10K1-like: protein MICFSFIHLEDLSSMERTNETAVSEFIFLGFSSLAGFQRLLFVLFLLLYLFTLGTNAVILSTILLERALHTPMYFFLGILSCFETCYTFVIVPKMLVDLLAQKKTISFWGCVVQMLTFLFLGCSHSFLLAAMGYDRYVAICNPLRYTVLMSHRTCLGLVASACVCGFTVALIITTLVFHLPFHSSNQLHHFFCDISPVLKLASHHTSLSQMIIFLLSVLVLVIPLLLILISYIYIIAAILKIPSTVGRYKAFSTCASHLIVVTVHYGCASFIYLRPKTNYTSSQDALISVSYTILTPLFNPMIYSLRNKEFKTALWRAMGQNLCPKLAGTTSFP, encoded by the coding sequence ATGATCTGCTTTTCCTTTATTCACCTTGAAGATCTTTCCTCAATGGAGAGGACCAATGAGACAGCAGTGAGTGAATTTATCTTTCTTGGCTTTTCATCACTGGCTGGGTTTCAGCGGCTACTGTTTGTGTTGTTTCTTCTCCTCTACTTGTTCACCCTGGGTACAAATGCTGTGATCCTATCCACCATCCTGCTGGAGAGAGCCCTCCATACACCAATGTATTTCTTTCTTGGAATATTATCTTGTTTTGAGACCTGTTATACCTTTGTTATTGTGCCCAAAATGCTGGTAGATCTCCTAGCTCAGAAGAAGACCATCTCCTTTTGGGGTTGTGTTGTTCAGATGCTCACCTTCCTCTTTCTTGGCTGTTCTCACTCCTTTCTGCTAGCAGCCATGGGTTATGACCGCTATGTGGCCATCTGTAACCCACTTCGCTACACAGTGTTGATGAGCCATAGGACCTGTCTGGGATTAGTAGCTTCTGCCTGTGTCTGTGGATTTACTGTTGCTTTGATCATCACTACTTTGGTGTTTCACTTGCCCTTCCATTCCTCTAACCAACTCCATCACTTCTTCTGTGATATCTCCCCTGTTCTCAAGCTGGCCTCCCACCATACTAGTCTCAGTCAGATGATTATCTTTTTGCTTAGTGTGTTGGTCCTAGTCATCCCTCTGCTGTTAATCCTGATCTCCTATATCTATATCATCGCTGCCATCCTAAAAATTCCCTCCACTGTGGGAAGGTACAAAGCCTTCTCTACCTGTGCCTCACATCTTATTGTTGTCACTGTCCACTATGGCTGTGCCTCCTTTATCTATCTGAGGCCCAAGACCAACTATACCTCAAGTCAAGATGCTCTGATATCTGTGTCCTATACCATTCTAACTCCATTATTCAATCCTATGATTTACAGTTTGAGAAACAAAGAGTTCAAAACAGCTCTTTGGCGAGCAATGGGCCAAAACTTATGTCCTAAACTTGCAGGGACCACATCTTTTCCTTAA